In the genome of Candidatus Nitrosotenuis sp. DW1, one region contains:
- a CDS encoding adenylate kinase, with the protein MGESKKVIMVGIAGVGKTTLVAKIVELLNSRKKSVSVHSFGTVMFEEAKKMGINDRDELRKLSVSKQRELQTKAAQIIAEFNDNVVIIDTHAFISTKEGFYPGLPYHVLEELEPANFISVSARPEEIYNRRMKDTTRNRDIVSIDSIKKELAVQDAMLSSCAVLTGSPMKSILNTEGNIEEAAEEVINAIGF; encoded by the coding sequence TTGGGCGAAAGTAAAAAAGTCATAATGGTTGGAATTGCAGGTGTTGGCAAAACAACACTTGTGGCAAAAATTGTTGAACTTTTAAACAGCCGCAAGAAAAGTGTCAGCGTTCACAGTTTTGGAACCGTCATGTTTGAAGAAGCGAAAAAAATGGGAATTAATGACAGGGATGAGCTAAGAAAATTATCTGTATCCAAGCAAAGAGAACTTCAAACAAAGGCAGCTCAAATAATTGCGGAATTTAACGATAATGTGGTAATTATTGATACCCACGCATTCATCTCAACTAAAGAGGGATTTTATCCTGGCTTGCCGTACCATGTCCTTGAGGAGCTAGAACCTGCAAACTTTATCTCAGTTTCCGCAAGGCCTGAGGAAATCTATAATCGAAGAATGAAAGACACCACAAGAAACAGGGACATTGTCTCAATAGATAGCATAAAAAAGGAGCTGGCAGTCCAAGATGCAATGCTTTCAAGCTGCGCAGTGTTGACTGGCTCCCCAATGAAATCAATCCTAAATACGGAAGGTAACATCGAGGAGGCAGCTGAAGAGGTAATAAACGCAATAGGGTTTTGA
- the ftsY gene encoding signal recognition particle-docking protein FtsY produces MFDKLRSAFSSVTKSLGEKELKENDIDDLLFQLEIALMESDVATEVIDAIKSDLKKKLIGTSVDRKEIETFVKNSLIQSISDLFDAAGTVDIMSRINTKKNSGEPCVILFVGINGTGKTTTLAKLGHLLKENKFSIVIAAADTFRAGAIEQLTEHANRLSLKIIAQNYGSDPAAVARDAVLYAKSHKIDCVLIDTAGRMQTSKNLMDQIEKITKVVKPDLKIFVGDSLAGNDTVNQAREFYQHVQFDGAILTKSDADARGGAALSVVKITSKPILYVGVGQEYSDLKPFDKRVFLEAVFGSGDIDHKPEPKPEPKPEPKPEPKPEPKPEPKPEPKPEPKPEPKPEPKPEPKPEPKPEPKPEPKPEPKPEPKPEPKPEPKPEPNHQNQNQNQNQNQNQNQNQNQNQNQNQNQNQNQKKSQIHSKESKIKTSPHMPTCMMSRRQKMTKMRLPWPKILETG; encoded by the coding sequence ATGTTTGATAAATTACGTAGTGCCTTTTCATCTGTCACTAAAAGCCTCGGTGAAAAGGAACTAAAAGAAAATGATATTGACGATCTCCTGTTCCAATTAGAAATCGCGCTAATGGAATCCGACGTTGCGACCGAAGTAATAGATGCAATCAAGTCTGACCTTAAAAAAAAGTTAATCGGAACATCTGTTGATAGAAAAGAAATCGAAACCTTTGTCAAAAACAGTCTAATTCAGAGCATTTCTGATCTTTTCGACGCGGCAGGCACTGTCGATATAATGTCTAGAATCAACACAAAGAAAAATTCTGGCGAGCCATGCGTTATCCTGTTTGTTGGAATTAATGGGACTGGAAAAACAACCACTCTTGCAAAACTAGGACATCTTTTAAAGGAAAATAAATTTTCAATAGTGATTGCAGCTGCAGATACGTTTCGAGCAGGTGCAATAGAACAACTGACAGAACATGCAAACCGATTGAGCCTTAAGATAATTGCGCAAAATTATGGCTCTGATCCTGCGGCGGTTGCACGAGACGCAGTACTGTATGCCAAATCACACAAAATTGACTGTGTTTTGATTGACACTGCAGGAAGAATGCAGACAAGCAAAAACCTCATGGATCAAATTGAAAAGATTACCAAGGTCGTAAAACCCGATCTGAAAATCTTTGTAGGCGACTCGTTGGCTGGAAACGACACTGTCAACCAGGCAAGGGAGTTTTATCAGCACGTGCAGTTTGATGGTGCAATACTGACAAAAAGCGATGCCGATGCTCGTGGAGGGGCAGCACTATCTGTAGTTAAAATCACATCAAAGCCAATCCTGTATGTTGGTGTGGGTCAAGAGTATTCGGACCTAAAGCCCTTTGATAAACGAGTGTTTCTTGAGGCAGTCTTTGGTAGTGGAGATATTGACCACAAACCAGAACCAAAACCAGAACCAAAACCAGAACCAAAACCAGAACCAAAACCAGAACCAAAACCAGAACCAAAACCAGAACCAAAACCAGAACCAAAACCAGAACCAAAACCAGAACCAAAACCAGAACCAAAACCAGAACCAAAACCAGAACCAAAACCAGAACCAAAACCAGAACCAAAACCAGAACCAAAACCAGAACCAAAACCAGAACCAAAACCAGAACCAAACCACCAGAACCAAAACCAGAACCAAAACCAGAACCAAAACCAGAACCAAAACCAGAACCAAAACCAGAACCAAAACCAGAACCAAAACCAGAACCAAAAAAAGTCTCAGATCCATTCGAAGGAATCAAAGATCAAGACATCTCCACATATGCCGACTTGTATGATGTCCCGCCGCCAGAAAATGACGAAGATGCGTTTACCATGGCCAAAAATATTAGAAACTGGATAG
- a CDS encoding cytidylate kinase family protein has protein sequence MIKSIVISGPPAIGKTTVSKGLAKEFGLQSLSGGDVLKDFAQEQGFQTGGDDWWDTKDGMKFLNQRKDNYEFDRKVDEKLKDIFLKGNVVITSYTLPWLVKDGVKIWLAGSQENSAKRMQIRDNMPLLEALDIVKKRYEENKNLYKKLYGFDFGDDLSVFDIIIDTDGLDASKVLTTAIEKVHKIF, from the coding sequence TTGATAAAATCAATCGTCATTTCTGGGCCTCCAGCTATTGGCAAAACCACAGTTTCAAAAGGACTTGCAAAAGAATTTGGCCTGCAAAGCCTAAGTGGCGGCGACGTTCTAAAGGACTTTGCACAAGAACAAGGGTTTCAAACAGGCGGTGACGACTGGTGGGATACAAAAGACGGAATGAAATTCCTAAACCAAAGAAAGGACAATTATGAATTTGACAGAAAGGTGGACGAAAAATTAAAGGATATTTTTCTCAAAGGAAACGTGGTAATAACGAGCTATACGTTGCCATGGCTTGTCAAAGATGGAGTAAAAATCTGGCTTGCGGGCTCTCAGGAAAACAGTGCAAAACGCATGCAAATTAGGGATAATATGCCGCTTTTAGAAGCATTGGACATTGTCAAAAAAAGATATGAAGAAAATAAGAATTTGTACAAAAAATTATACGGCTTTGACTTTGGAGACGATTTATCAGTATTTGACATCATAATTGATACTGACGGGCTTGATGCAAGCAAGGTTCTGACAACTGCAATAGAAAAGGTGCACAAAATATTTTGA
- the pfdA gene encoding prefoldin subunit alpha → MSEEQAQQLLYQMQMLESYTASMDQKEEAIMTFLREAISSVESVRGINQKQEFESLIPVGLGTYVKANVSGTSKVLLDVGAGIMVEKEHDSAINYLESRIKELQVALNETASQKHQILMRLEQLKQEMNRLIQSANTPKQ, encoded by the coding sequence ATGAGCGAAGAACAAGCCCAGCAGCTTCTTTACCAAATGCAAATGCTCGAATCCTATACTGCGAGCATGGATCAAAAAGAAGAAGCAATTATGACTTTTCTGCGTGAAGCCATATCCTCAGTTGAATCCGTTAGGGGAATTAACCAAAAGCAAGAGTTCGAATCACTAATTCCTGTGGGACTTGGCACATATGTCAAGGCCAACGTTTCTGGAACATCAAAGGTATTGCTAGATGTTGGTGCGGGGATAATGGTGGAAAAGGAACACGATTCTGCCATCAACTATCTTGAATCCCGAATAAAGGAGCTCCAAGTGGCACTAAACGAGACTGCGTCACAAAAACATCAGATCTTGATGAGACTAGAGCAACTAAAACAGGAAATGAATCGATTAATACAATCTGCAAATACCCCCAAACAGTGA
- a CDS encoding EMC3/TMCO1 family protein, with the protein MEPIVILQLLQSILLQGDLLGIQSGPLGSADPIVKGMIPAMFGITGIAILLNLFNAVVRRKLVDQQKLQRIMRETKAWQKERMAAFRSKDVEKQAELNKKSSYMSKLNQEMMQMNMRPMMITFVPLILVFYFVLPPLFSYTVAVSPISLNVIPYHFFELTCTADKIDGKICNNVNDVYFWAWYFLASITFSGIVMKLTKTSMDLS; encoded by the coding sequence ATGGAACCAATCGTAATATTACAACTTTTACAGTCAATACTCCTTCAAGGCGATTTGCTTGGTATACAAAGCGGACCGCTTGGTAGCGCAGACCCAATAGTCAAGGGAATGATTCCAGCAATGTTTGGAATCACTGGAATTGCAATTCTTCTAAATTTGTTTAATGCCGTAGTGAGAAGAAAACTCGTTGATCAGCAAAAGCTGCAACGAATCATGAGGGAAACAAAGGCATGGCAAAAAGAGCGCATGGCCGCATTTAGATCAAAGGATGTGGAAAAACAGGCGGAGCTAAACAAGAAATCCTCCTACATGAGCAAGCTCAACCAAGAAATGATGCAAATGAACATGAGGCCAATGATGATTACATTTGTACCGCTGATTCTGGTTTTCTATTTTGTACTTCCTCCTCTGTTTTCATATACCGTGGCAGTGTCGCCAATTTCACTAAACGTGATTCCTTATCACTTTTTTGAGCTTACGTGCACTGCTGACAAAATTGATGGAAAAATATGCAACAACGTAAACGATGTTTATTTCTGGGCTTGGTACTTTTTGGCATCAATTACATTTAGCGGTATAGTAATGAAACTGACCAAAACTTCAATGGATTTATCGTAA
- the secY gene encoding preprotein translocase subunit SecY, whose protein sequence is MSEGTITALVKRIVLKSEPYLVQVPKPKKKLSLQTRLIWTGIALLIYQVMGQTPLFGATTPQFDFLAFARVIFASQQGTLIELGIGPIVTAGLLMQLLKGSEILKFDFKNPEERGAFQTATKLVTYIVIIVESIVYAGAVYGPGVTPDVLYVIMGQLIAASILIMFLDELVQKGWGLGSGISVFIMAGVAQQIVWSLFSPIPAGDGSMVGLIPYIGQSITSANLSDIMFRSNNLPSLLSMSMTAGILLILVYTQGMKVEIPIVSTKYRGFSATYPIKLMYVSNIPVILASALTANAVFMGQMLWANFNPRNNNALFNILGQFDPTSPSTPIGGIIYYITPPRGFTIAALDPIRALVYVLFMIGIVIVFGRLWVELGGLSPKSAAKNLLDADVQVPGFRRSNQPVEALLNKYIPSVTIIGSAILGALAGVSDVLGVIGGGVGILLMVDILINYYQQLIREQVEVVMPRLGALLGRK, encoded by the coding sequence TTGAGTGAAGGAACAATCACTGCGCTAGTCAAGAGAATAGTGCTAAAATCCGAACCCTATCTAGTGCAAGTACCAAAGCCAAAGAAGAAACTTTCACTACAGACTAGGCTGATTTGGACAGGAATCGCTTTACTGATTTATCAGGTAATGGGCCAGACTCCGCTTTTTGGTGCGACTACCCCGCAATTTGACTTTCTGGCATTTGCTAGAGTAATTTTTGCATCTCAGCAAGGAACCCTGATTGAGCTTGGAATAGGACCGATAGTCACCGCAGGACTCTTGATGCAGTTGCTAAAAGGATCAGAAATTCTGAAATTCGACTTTAAGAATCCTGAAGAGAGAGGAGCCTTTCAGACAGCGACAAAGCTGGTCACTTACATCGTAATCATAGTTGAATCAATAGTGTATGCCGGTGCAGTTTATGGCCCGGGAGTCACGCCAGACGTACTTTATGTGATAATGGGCCAACTAATTGCCGCATCTATACTGATAATGTTCCTTGATGAGCTTGTCCAAAAGGGATGGGGTCTTGGTAGTGGAATTAGTGTTTTCATCATGGCAGGAGTTGCACAACAGATAGTGTGGAGTCTCTTTAGCCCAATCCCAGCAGGAGACGGAAGCATGGTTGGGCTCATACCGTACATCGGGCAGTCCATCACCAGTGCCAATCTGTCAGATATAATGTTCAGAAGCAATAATCTGCCAAGCTTGCTTAGCATGTCAATGACTGCCGGCATATTACTGATCCTAGTTTACACTCAGGGAATGAAAGTGGAAATACCTATTGTCTCTACAAAATACCGAGGATTCTCTGCAACATATCCGATCAAACTCATGTATGTTTCAAACATTCCAGTTATTCTTGCATCTGCACTAACTGCAAACGCGGTGTTTATGGGCCAGATGTTGTGGGCTAACTTTAATCCGCGAAACAATAATGCGCTTTTTAACATACTTGGACAATTTGATCCTACCAGCCCCTCTACACCGATAGGTGGAATCATCTACTATATCACGCCTCCAAGAGGATTCACGATTGCCGCCCTTGATCCTATCCGAGCTCTAGTTTACGTTTTGTTTATGATTGGAATTGTAATTGTGTTTGGAAGACTGTGGGTAGAGCTTGGTGGATTATCTCCTAAGAGCGCAGCAAAGAACCTGCTTGACGCCGATGTCCAAGTTCCAGGATTTAGAAGATCAAATCAACCAGTGGAGGCACTTCTTAACAAATACATCCCATCTGTAACCATAATTGGTTCGGCAATACTTGGCGCGCTAGCTGGCGTTTCTGATGTTCTTGGAGTGATTGGTGGTGGAGTTGGCATATTGCTGATGGTTGATATCTTGATTAACTATTACCAACAATTGATTCGAGAACAAGTCGAAGTTGTCATGCCTCGTCTGGGTGCGTTACTTGGGCGAAAGTAA
- a CDS encoding cupin domain-containing protein → MISKKNGLFVKSKTKWVHPYKDHPTDRLKIKLILNEKIKGSRIVGLEARIESGDVHQMHIHKNEYVLVYSLSGKCVVTVGQKTKTILPHTMIFIPPKVPHRFYNKFSNPWEGIAFAIGTRKKIDNIWMED, encoded by the coding sequence ATGATTTCAAAGAAAAACGGATTATTTGTCAAGTCAAAAACAAAATGGGTTCACCCATACAAGGATCATCCTACAGACAGACTGAAGATCAAGTTAATTCTAAATGAGAAGATCAAGGGAAGCAGAATAGTTGGACTTGAGGCACGAATTGAATCAGGGGACGTGCATCAGATGCACATTCACAAAAACGAGTACGTACTAGTTTATTCTCTTAGTGGAAAATGTGTTGTAACAGTTGGACAAAAAACAAAAACGATTCTCCCACACACAATGATTTTCATCCCGCCCAAAGTCCCACACCGATTTTACAACAAATTCTCAAATCCTTGGGAGGGCATAGCATTTGCAATAGGGACTAGGAAAAAGATCGACAACATATGGATGGAAGACTGA
- a CDS encoding 50S ribosomal protein L18 yields the protein MAYSTILRRLRDEKTNYKKRKLMLMGRRDFVTIQISNENTLVQIHKPEMKGDLVIASAHSRFLIQKGWKGSRKNVPAAYLTGYLAGKKALSKGAKDAIMYSGTRKYTQRMSAALKGVIDAGLTIPAGEESLPSADRINGEHLKVKNDVAKIKSAIDSEVK from the coding sequence ATGGCTTATTCCACCATACTACGACGATTACGTGATGAGAAGACCAACTATAAGAAGCGTAAGCTAATGCTTATGGGCAGGCGTGATTTTGTCACAATTCAGATTTCTAACGAAAATACTCTAGTTCAAATTCATAAACCAGAAATGAAAGGAGACCTGGTGATCGCATCTGCTCACTCTAGGTTCTTAATACAAAAAGGCTGGAAGGGGTCAAGAAAAAACGTCCCGGCAGCATATCTTACAGGTTATCTTGCAGGCAAAAAGGCGCTCTCAAAGGGAGCCAAAGACGCAATCATGTATAGCGGAACAAGAAAGTATACCCAGAGAATGTCTGCTGCTCTAAAAGGAGTCATTGATGCTGGTTTGACAATACCTGCAGGCGAAGAATCACTCCCAAGTGCCGACAGAATAAATGGAGAACACCTTAAAGTAAAAAACGACGTTGCAAAAATCAAATCCGCAATTGATAGTGAGGTCAAGTAG
- a CDS encoding 30S ribosomal protein S5: MSETQTPKSDAPSSAPRSDSRGYGQRGDRPRGDRRGGFKKEEEVWVPRTELGKKVATGLITTMDEIYANGLRIQEAGIIKKLLPDLKTEVIDVGMVQKMTPNGQATKFKALVAAGNENGYLGIGQGKSKQMRIAIEKATTNAYLNVSPVKLGCGSWECRCDKPHSVPFKVRGKGGSVVVEIVPAPRGLGLVAGGKIRNLLKLAGLKDAWTTAKGSTATMGSTSKAILECLRQTFSQG; this comes from the coding sequence ATGAGTGAAACACAAACTCCAAAATCAGACGCACCTTCTAGTGCGCCAAGATCAGACTCGCGTGGATATGGACAGAGAGGAGACAGACCAAGAGGAGACAGACGTGGTGGATTCAAAAAAGAAGAAGAGGTTTGGGTGCCTCGCACAGAGCTTGGCAAAAAAGTTGCCACCGGACTCATTACAACAATGGATGAAATTTATGCTAATGGACTTAGAATACAGGAAGCAGGAATAATCAAAAAACTACTGCCTGACCTGAAAACCGAAGTCATCGACGTCGGCATGGTACAAAAAATGACACCAAACGGCCAAGCAACGAAATTCAAGGCACTTGTTGCGGCAGGAAACGAAAACGGCTATCTTGGAATTGGTCAAGGAAAATCAAAACAAATGAGAATTGCAATTGAAAAAGCAACAACTAACGCTTACCTCAATGTCAGTCCTGTAAAACTTGGCTGTGGAAGCTGGGAATGCAGATGCGACAAACCTCACTCCGTCCCATTCAAAGTACGTGGAAAGGGCGGCAGCGTTGTTGTCGAAATCGTGCCTGCACCAAGAGGATTAGGTTTGGTTGCAGGTGGAAAAATTAGAAATCTTCTCAAACTTGCAGGCCTTAAAGACGCGTGGACTACAGCAAAGGGCTCAACTGCCACAATGGGTTCTACATCAAAAGCAATACTGGAATGTCTACGACAGACATTTAGTCAGGGTTGA
- the argF gene encoding ornithine carbamoyltransferase: protein MIKSKDVLTLDEVDKKELVQILDLAIKLKKDLKKGISKPLLKNKTLAMIFQKPSTRTRISFEAGMFQLGGHALNLSSQELQLSRGETIEDTAKTISRYADIIMARVYEHSTVEALAKNSKVPVINGLSNSFHPCQILADLMTIKEKKGKLKGLKLAWIGDGNNVCNSMIYGCSKAEISISIATPKGFEPSPKIIQNCKKLIDIELTQDPQKAVLNSDVVVTDTFVSIHDDPKRLKKFYPKYQVNSSLMAKADESAIFMHCLPAKRGQEVTASVIDGPQSVVWDEAENRLHSQKALLASLSI from the coding sequence ATGATAAAATCTAAAGATGTATTAACACTGGATGAGGTTGATAAGAAAGAGCTAGTGCAGATACTAGACCTTGCGATAAAACTAAAAAAAGATCTCAAAAAAGGAATTTCAAAACCACTGTTAAAAAATAAAACACTTGCAATGATATTTCAAAAACCGTCGACTCGAACACGCATAAGTTTTGAAGCAGGGATGTTCCAGCTTGGAGGCCACGCCCTAAATCTTTCCTCACAGGAATTACAGCTATCTCGTGGAGAGACAATTGAGGATACTGCAAAAACAATCTCTAGGTATGCAGATATAATCATGGCACGCGTCTACGAACATTCTACAGTTGAGGCACTGGCAAAAAATTCCAAAGTTCCTGTAATCAATGGTCTATCCAACTCATTTCACCCATGCCAAATTCTAGCAGATCTGATGACTATCAAAGAAAAAAAAGGAAAACTCAAGGGACTAAAACTTGCTTGGATTGGTGACGGCAACAACGTGTGTAACTCAATGATTTATGGCTGCTCCAAGGCGGAAATTTCTATATCTATTGCAACTCCAAAAGGATTTGAGCCAAGTCCCAAAATAATCCAAAACTGCAAAAAATTAATCGATATAGAACTAACTCAGGATCCGCAAAAGGCAGTATTGAACTCTGACGTTGTGGTTACAGACACATTTGTATCAATTCATGACGATCCGAAACGACTCAAAAAATTCTATCCCAAGTATCAGGTCAACTCTTCGCTTATGGCAAAAGCTGATGAAAGCGCCATTTTCATGCACTGTCTTCCAGCAAAAAGGGGTCAAGAGGTAACTGCCTCTGTAATAGATGGACCACAATCAGTTGTCTGGGATGAGGCAGAAAACAGGCTCCATTCCCAAAAAGCATTACTTGCATCTCTTTCTATCTAA
- a CDS encoding RNA-guided pseudouridylation complex pseudouridine synthase subunit Cbf5, whose translation MKLPQLQNLVVLDDDITNDQYGVYFNKRTINDLLNYGLILLDKPPGPTSHETVAWAKRILKLPKIGHSGTLDPQVSGILPLGLGEATKALGVLLLGPKEYYGLGRLHSLPSKEKLDAVLNQFHGEIFQKPPQRSAVLRKTRTRTIYELELVEQKERLLLLRVLCEAGTYIRKLFYDIGEILGPGATMVELRRSRVHQFNESNKLVTLHELADAYAQWEEKKDDSKLYKMILPIELALTEIKSVVIRDSAVDALCHGAQLAIPGILQISPNLSKGDLVAVYTQKGEVVALAESLLSETEIKDATKGYAFTTNRIIMAPNTYPKNWRTKAVRPK comes from the coding sequence TTGAAACTACCTCAACTGCAAAATCTAGTTGTGCTTGATGATGATATAACAAATGATCAATACGGCGTATACTTTAACAAAAGAACAATCAATGACCTTCTAAATTATGGTCTTATTCTACTTGACAAGCCACCAGGACCGACAAGCCATGAGACTGTGGCATGGGCAAAAAGAATCCTAAAACTTCCAAAGATTGGTCATAGTGGGACGTTGGATCCTCAGGTTTCAGGCATCCTGCCGCTTGGTCTTGGAGAAGCAACAAAGGCATTGGGCGTCTTGTTGCTTGGACCAAAAGAATACTATGGGCTGGGAAGGTTGCACTCTCTTCCAAGCAAAGAAAAACTAGACGCCGTACTAAACCAATTTCACGGGGAAATTTTTCAAAAGCCGCCTCAACGTTCTGCTGTTTTGCGCAAAACTCGAACAAGAACTATCTATGAACTTGAACTGGTGGAACAAAAAGAGCGACTCTTGCTACTGCGAGTGCTGTGTGAGGCTGGAACATACATTCGTAAGCTATTCTATGATATTGGTGAAATATTGGGACCTGGTGCAACCATGGTTGAGCTTCGCCGTTCCCGTGTACATCAGTTCAACGAATCTAACAAGCTAGTTACCCTACATGAGCTTGCAGATGCATATGCACAATGGGAAGAAAAAAAGGACGATTCCAAATTATACAAGATGATTCTCCCCATAGAACTCGCGCTGACTGAAATAAAGTCAGTCGTAATACGTGACTCTGCAGTTGACGCATTGTGTCATGGAGCGCAACTTGCAATACCTGGAATTCTCCAGATATCTCCAAATCTTTCAAAGGGTGACCTTGTAGCTGTATATACACAAAAAGGAGAAGTTGTAGCGCTTGCAGAATCTCTCTTATCTGAAACCGAAATCAAGGATGCTACAAAGGGATATGCGTTTACCACAAACAGAATAATCATGGCACCAAACACCTATCCAAAAAACTGGCGCACAAAGGCCGTTCGACCAAAGTAG
- a CDS encoding uL15 family ribosomal protein produces the protein MATRLRKTRKFRGSRTHGWGQIGQHRASGHKGGLGKSGLHKHLYSTLLKFDPDHFGHDSTHPPHPNIIKKWASVRDLDDIFAKHGKLEGNRKLIDLTSLGYDKLLGGGQVKNAYLVKVEQYTASAEDKIKKVGGEVLVVE, from the coding sequence ATGGCAACAAGACTACGAAAGACAAGAAAGTTCAGAGGCTCCAGAACTCATGGCTGGGGACAAATAGGACAGCACAGAGCAAGTGGTCACAAAGGTGGACTTGGCAAATCAGGACTGCACAAGCACCTCTACAGCACTTTACTGAAATTTGATCCTGATCACTTTGGTCATGATTCTACTCATCCACCTCACCCAAACATAATAAAAAAATGGGCTAGTGTAAGAGACCTAGACGATATATTTGCAAAACATGGAAAGCTGGAAGGCAACAGAAAGCTAATAGATCTTACCAGTCTGGGATACGACAAACTTCTTGGTGGAGGACAGGTAAAGAATGCCTACTTAGTCAAGGTAGAACAATACACCGCCTCTGCGGAAGACAAGATCAAAAAAGTCGGGGGAGAGGTGTTAGTCGTTGAGTGA
- a CDS encoding superoxide dismutase encodes MGKFTLPEVPYAYDALEPHIDAKTMEIHHTKHHQAYTNGLNDAWDKLGSDLQQKDLLDVLANINQVPEAVRGAINFHGGGYDNHKLFWNNMKPNGGGKPGGSVADAINKTFASFDSFKEQFSTKTTGVQGSGWGWLVFNPKSNSVEYKSMPNQTSPRTEGLVPLLGLDVWEHAYYLKYQNKRVDYVAAWWNVVNWDEVEKRYSKAK; translated from the coding sequence ATGGGAAAATTCACACTTCCTGAAGTACCATATGCCTATGATGCGTTAGAACCGCACATCGATGCAAAAACAATGGAAATCCATCACACAAAACATCACCAAGCTTACACCAATGGCCTAAACGATGCCTGGGACAAGCTTGGATCTGACTTGCAACAAAAGGATCTCCTAGACGTTCTTGCAAACATAAACCAAGTGCCAGAAGCAGTACGTGGCGCAATCAACTTCCACGGTGGAGGATATGACAATCATAAGCTGTTTTGGAATAACATGAAACCAAATGGCGGCGGCAAACCTGGCGGATCAGTTGCAGATGCAATCAACAAAACATTTGCCAGTTTTGATTCCTTCAAGGAACAATTTTCGACAAAAACCACGGGCGTTCAAGGAAGCGGTTGGGGCTGGCTCGTATTCAATCCAAAATCAAACAGTGTTGAATACAAATCAATGCCAAACCAAACGAGTCCAAGAACCGAAGGACTAGTTCCACTGCTTGGTCTTGATGTTTGGGAACACGCATACTATCTCAAATATCAAAACAAAAGAGTAGACTATGTTGCAGCATGGTGGAACGTCGTAAATTGGGATGAAGTAGAAAAGCGTTACTCCAAAGCTAAATAA